In Triplophysa rosa linkage group LG18, Trosa_1v2, whole genome shotgun sequence, a genomic segment contains:
- the pdap1a gene encoding pdgfa associated protein 1a yields the protein MPRGGKKGHKGRGKQFSNPEEIDRQMRAQKELEENEGAEGEKSSGSEDESSSDDEPQKRKGVEGLIEIENPNRVTQKSKKVAEVDVSEPKELSRREREEIEKQKAKERYMKLHLEGKTDQAKADLARLAIIKKQREDAARKRDELRKDKEVQEAKSKR from the exons ATGCCGCGAGGAG GTAAAAAGGGCCACAAGGGCCGTGGGAAGCAGTTTAGCAATCCCGAGGAGATTGATCGACAGATGAGAGCTCAGAAAGAATTG GAGGAAAACGAGGGAGCCGAAGGGGAAAAATCATCAGGATCTGAAGACGAGAGCAGCAGTGATGATGAG CCACAAAAAAGGAAAGGTGTAGAGGGATTAATTGAAATCGAAAATCCAAATCGGGTCACCCAGAAGAGCAAGAAAGTTGCTGAAGTAGATGTCAGTGAGCCTAAAGAGCTCTCACGACGGGAAAG GGAGGAGATTGAAAAGCAGAAGGCTAAGGAGCGCTACATGAAGCTACATCTAGAGGGGAAGACAGATCAGGCCAAGGCAGATCTTGCCAGACTGGCCATTATCAAAAAGCAGAGAGAGGATGCGGCACGAAAGAGAGACGAGCTGAGGAAAG ataaagaAGTACAAGAGGCAAAATCGAAACGCTAG